A single region of the Phycisphaerae bacterium RAS1 genome encodes:
- the lysA gene encoding Diaminopimelate decarboxylase produces the protein MDRFEYQGGRLMAEGAAVSELAERFGTPLYVYSQETLLTHYRRLRDAFAELEPLICYSLKCCANTHLARLLVREGSGVDVVSGGELFRALRAGADPAKIVYAGVGKTDGEIVEALDAKIGLLNVESISEMEQLAAVGVAMGTRVPTALRVNPDVDPKTHVYTTTGKKETKFGVDLEAAGDVLRRFAAHPGLHIRGIHLHIGSPVNDVAAYELSISRGIEFIAAMRAAGVVLDTIDIGGGFGAHYAGSEAPPAAEYARRIAPLLRGRGLKVILEPGRSIAANAGIVVARVLHTKSSGSRHFLIVDASMNELIRPALYGAYHFAWPVEAGARVPATRAAEQPFDGLVRTDIVGPVCESSDFLAKDRLLPEMKRGDLLAVFSAGAYAMSMASQYNSRPRAAEVLVNGRRVRLIRRRETYDDLVLAEPPDA, from the coding sequence GGCTGATGGCCGAAGGCGCCGCCGTGTCGGAGCTGGCCGAGCGCTTCGGTACGCCGCTCTACGTCTATTCGCAGGAAACGCTGCTGACGCACTACCGGCGGCTTCGCGACGCGTTCGCCGAGCTGGAGCCGCTGATCTGCTACTCGCTCAAGTGCTGCGCCAACACGCACCTGGCGCGGCTGCTCGTGCGGGAGGGCAGCGGCGTCGACGTGGTGAGCGGCGGCGAGCTGTTTCGTGCGCTGCGGGCCGGCGCTGATCCGGCGAAGATCGTCTACGCGGGCGTGGGCAAGACCGACGGCGAAATCGTGGAGGCGCTGGACGCAAAGATCGGCCTGCTGAACGTGGAGTCCATTTCGGAAATGGAGCAACTGGCGGCGGTCGGCGTCGCGATGGGCACGCGCGTGCCCACGGCGCTGCGCGTGAATCCCGACGTCGATCCCAAAACGCACGTCTACACAACGACCGGCAAGAAAGAGACCAAGTTCGGCGTCGACCTGGAGGCGGCCGGCGATGTGCTGCGGCGCTTTGCGGCGCATCCCGGACTGCACATCCGCGGCATTCACCTGCACATCGGTTCGCCGGTGAACGACGTGGCGGCGTATGAGCTGAGCATCTCGCGCGGCATCGAGTTCATCGCCGCGATGCGGGCGGCCGGCGTCGTGCTCGACACGATCGATATCGGCGGCGGCTTCGGGGCGCACTACGCCGGCAGCGAGGCCCCGCCGGCGGCCGAGTACGCACGGCGGATCGCGCCGCTCCTGCGCGGGCGCGGCCTGAAGGTGATCCTGGAGCCGGGCCGCTCGATCGCCGCCAACGCCGGCATCGTCGTGGCCCGCGTTCTCCACACAAAATCGTCCGGCTCACGGCACTTCCTGATCGTCGACGCATCGATGAACGAGCTGATTCGCCCGGCGCTGTACGGGGCGTATCACTTCGCGTGGCCGGTCGAGGCGGGAGCGCGCGTTCCCGCGACGCGCGCCGCGGAGCAGCCGTTTGACGGGCTGGTTCGCACGGACATCGTCGGGCCAGTGTGCGAAAGCTCCGATTTCCTGGCGAAGGACCGGCTGCTGCCGGAAATGAAGCGCGGCGACCTCTTGGCCGTTTTCTCCGCCGGCGCGTACGCGATGTCGATGGCCAGTCAGTACAACTCGCGCCCGCGGGCGGCGGAAGTGCTGGTGAACGGGAGGCGCGTGCGCCTGATCCGGCGGCGCGAGACGTATGACG